Below is a genomic region from Pararhizobium sp. A13.
GCGGACTAACCGACGATGACATCGCCATGGTGCAGATCGATCCGTTCTCGTCCGGCTATTTCGGCAATGACTTCGAAAAGGGGCGGCGGATCGTACGCGCCGTCAGCTATTGGCGCGAGGATATCCGCGACAACGGCTATGCCCATCCGATCGAGGGTGTCGTCGCTGTCGTTGACCTTGTCAGCAACACCGTGGTTGATCTGGTTGATGATGAAGAGGCCATTCCCGTACCGAAAAAGAAGCGCAATTACGGGCGCGAGGCATTTCCCGAAACGCGGACGGACGTCAAGCCGCTGCATATCGTTCAGCCGGAAGGCCCGAGCTTCACGGTCGACGGCTGGAAGGTCGAATGGCAGAACTGGAGTTTTCGCGTCGGTTTCACGCCGCGCGAAGGTCTGGTCCTGCATGAACTGGCGATCAGGGATCAGGGCCGGGTGAGACCGGTCATCTTCCGCGCCAGCGTGACCGAAATGGTCGTTCCCTATGCCGATCCGACGACAAACCACTACTGGAAAAGCGCCTTCGACGCCGGCGAGTACGGTCTCGGGCGCCTTGCCAATTCGCTGGAACTCGGCTGCGACTGCCTCGGCCAGATCCACTATTTCGATATTCCGTCGGCCGACGATCTCGGCCGGCCCGTGGTGATGAAGAATGCCGTCTGCATGCACGAAGAGGATTTCGGTATCCTCTGGAAACACTACGAGTTCCGCAACGACATCTTCGAAGTTCGCCGCTCGCGCCGCCTCGTGATCAGCTTCTTCGCCACGGTCGGCAACTACGACTACGGCTTCTACTGGTATCTCTATCAGGACGGTACGATCCAGCTCGAGGCCAAGCTTACCGGCATCATTCAGACGGCTGCCGTCCCGCCGGGCGAGACCTACCAGTGGGGTGGCATGGTGGACGAAAACCTCGGCGGACCAACGCACCAGCATTTCTTCAACGCGCGCCTGCACATGGACATCGACGGTAGCGGCAACACCGTGACGGAACACGAATTCGTGCCACGACCGTGGGGCACGGACAACCCCTACGGGAACGTCTTCGATACCAAGACACGGGTGCTTTCGCGCGAACTCGATGCTCCGGCCCTGGCCGATGGAGTGACCGGCCGCTACTGGAAGGTCAGCAATCCCAACGAGACGAACAGCGTCGGACGGGCGCCGGGCTACAAGCTGTCCGTGATGCCCAGTCCCTTGATGCTGGCCCAGGAAGGATCAACCGTCCGCAGTCGTGGCGGCTTTGCCACGAAACACATCTGGGTGACGGCCTTTGATCCCGACGAGAAATATGCGAGCGGCGACTATCCGAACGTCCATGCCGGTGGAGACGGCCTGCCGAAATATGTGCAGCAGAACCGGCCAATCGAAAACGCCGACGTCGTGCTGTGGCATTCCTTTGGCCATACCCACGTCTGCAAGCCGGAGGATTTTCCGATCATGCCGGTCGAATATGCCGGTTTCACGCTGAAGCCGAACGGTTTTTTTGCGTCCAACATCGCCATGGACCTGCCGCCAGAAAAGGCAAGCCACAGCGTCGATAACCGGACCCCGGTCGCGACGAGCGCGCCAAGCACCTGCTGTCGCAGCTGAGGCAACCCCCAGAAGAGTTCATTGGCTCGTAATCGAGCCAATGAACCAACCCGTAGCGGCGGTTCCTTTTTGACGGACCTGGCATGATTTCCGCCGAAGCGGCCTTTTTTCTCCATCTCAATCAGCGTGACAAAGCCGAAATGAGGGAAGATCACGCCGCGGATACGAAGCGTTAACCATATGCTTTGTAAACAAGATTGGCGAACATGGAGAACCGCCGGATGAGTGCTGCGTTGATGGATGTGCGTTTTTCGGATTCGGAAGAACGAATCGTGCCGTTTCCCCTGGCAGGACAGGTAAGCCTCGTCCGGCGCTGTGCGTCGGAACTCGAAAACATTCATGGCGAAGCCGCCCTGCAGTACTGGAAAACGGAGTGCCGTGCCCTGGCGGCAAGGCTGAAGACGCTTGGTTGCGCAGAGGATGCGATCTCGCAGCAGGTCATGGCGTTCCAGACGGAAGTCCAGGTGGAAATGATGCGACGCTATTCGGATCGCCTCGCGGCCGAAGCGCAGGACGGTTACCGCCTCAATCCGTGAGATGATGATATCATCGCCGACAGTCGCCTAACTTTGGGCGACATGTGGCTTGGGTACTGGACCGAGACGATCTTTGACGGTTTGACCCATCTTCGATCGCCTGCGCATGTTGCACGAGGAACTCGACTTCGATCCGGCGACGCAAGGCGGTAGCTTCTACGCGCTACCATCGAGGGCAATTGCTTTTTGCATCAGCCTGTTGCGGTGAGGTCGGATACCGTGTCATGAGTGCAGGAGTGAGCCCCATAAGCGCATGAGATTGAAGGGCAGGACGGGGGAGTTTTTGCATGACCAAGACGGATATCGCCCGCCGTGTCTACGACAATGCCTGGAAGCTCGATCCAGTGGTGCGCAGCCTGCTCGATACGGACTTTTATAAGCTCTTGATGCTGCAGATGATCTGGCGGCTTTATCCCGAGGTCGACGCGACCTTCTCGCTGATCAACCGTACCAAGACCGTGCTTTTGACCGACGAGATCGACGAGCAGGAACTGCGCGAGCAGCTCGATTACGTTCGCGGCCTGCGTTTCACCAAGAAGGAAATGATCTGGCTCGCCGGCAACACCTTCTATGGCCGCAAGCAGATCTTCGCCCCCGATTTCCTCGCCTGGCTCGCCGATTTCCAGTTGCCGGATTACGAGCTGTCGCGCCGTCACGGTCAATATGAGCTGACCTTCCCCGGCAAGTGGACGCATACGACCATGTGGGAAATCCCGGCGCTGGCGATCATCAACGAATTGCGCTCGCGTACAGCCATGAAGGACATGGGTCCTTTTGCACTCGACGTTCTTTATGCTCGCGCCAAGGCCAAGATGTGGTCGAAGGTGGAACGGCTCCGGGCCTATCCCGACCTGCGTATCTCCGATTTCGGTACACGCCGCCGCCACAGCTTTCTCTGGCAGCGCTGGTGCGTCGAGGCGCTGAAGGAAGGCATCGGCAAATCCTTTTCCGGCACCAGCAACGTGCTTCTCGCCATGGATACCGATCTGGAAGCGCTCGGCACCAATGCGCACGAATTGCCGATGGTCGCTGCCGCCTTGGCCCGCAACGATCAGGAACTCGGCGAGGCGTCCTACAAGGTGCTGCAGGACTGGAACCAGCTTTATGGCGGCAACCTCTTGATCGTTCTGCCGGATTCCTTTGGCACGGCCGCCTTCCTGCGCAATGCGCCTGACTGGGTGGCGGATTGGACGGGTTTCCGCCCCGACAGCGCGCCGCCGGTCGAAGGCGGCGAGAAGATCATCGCCTGGTGGCAGAAGATGGGCCGCGATCCGAGGGAAAAACTGCTGATCTTCTCGGATGGCCTCGATGTGGAGACGATTCTCCAGACCTACCGCCATTTCCGGGGCAGGGTGCGGATGAGCTTCGGCTGGGGCACGAACCTCACCAACGATTTCGCCGGCTGCGCGCCGGTGGAGGTCAGCGGGCTCAATCCCATTTCCATTGTCTGCAAGGTCAGCGACGCCAATGGCCGTCCCGCCGTCAAGCTCTCCGACAATCCCCGAAAGGCGACCGGCGAGCCATCGGAAGTCGAGCGTTACCTGAAATTCTTCGGAACGGAGGATTTTGCCGAGCAGGCGGTAAAGGTCTGACCGCGTTAGCGGGTGACGTTGCCAGCGCAATTGTTGTTCCTGCGACCCGCCTGTGATACTTTGGCCAGTCGTCTTGCGAAGCCGAAGGTGGGATCGGAGGCTGTGCGATGAATTTTCTTTACATATCTACCCTTGGGATCATGTTATGGGCGGCTGCGGCGGCGGCCGGTCCTTTGCACGATGCGTCGAAAAATGGGGATGTCGAAGGCACGAAACGCTTGTTGGACCAAGGCGTTGACGTGGCCGAACCTGACAGCGCCGGTGAGCCGCCCCTGCTCCTTGCCTCGCTCGCTGGACACGCCGATGTCGTTGCGGTGTTGCTGGACCGGGGCGTCGATATCGAAGTCCGCAACAAAGGCGGGCTGACCGCCTTGCATGCGGCGGCCTATAGCGGAAATATCGATGTCGTGAAGCTGCTTGTCGCCAAGGGAGCGGCAGTGAACGACAACAAGAATTTCTACAAGATGACACCGCTCCATGCGGCGGCTGAAGAGGGCCACGCGGATGTGGTCGCCTTTCTGCTGGCCAGCAAGGCGGACATCGAAGCAAAGGAAAGAAACGGCTACACGCCTTTGACCCAGGCGGGGTGGCGCGAGCATTGGGATGCAGCGGACCTGTTGTTGAAGGCAGGCGCCGTGTGCCAGGACGCTGCGCTCGTCGGGCCCTGGCTCTATACCGAATGCACGAAGCGAAAATGACATCTCGTCGCAGCATGAAGCCGCGCCCGTAAAAACGGAGTGTGTTATGTCTGATCACAAACGAAAACGCTGGCATAGGATCACCGGTGCTCTCGGGTTTACTGCGATCCTGTTGCTGTTTGCCCAGCCTTCTGGGGCCGAAGATTTCGTCAATACCGGCTACTTCGGCGATGTCGCCATCAAGGGTTACGACCCGGTCGCCTATTTCACCCAGAACGAGGCTGTGGAGGGATCCGCGAAGTATAGCCATCGCTGGCTGGGCGCCACCTGGCATTTTGCGAGCGCCGAAAATCGCGATCTTTTCATCAAGGAGCCGGCCAAATATGCGCCGCAGTACGGCGGCTATTGCGCTGACGGGGTGTCGCTCGGAACCGTCACGACCAACATCGATCCGAAGGCCTGGCGGATCATAGAGGGCAAACTCTACATCAATTATGATCCGGGAGCCGCCGACGGGTTTGCGAAGAATCCGACCAAGGTCGTCAATTCGCAGAAGCATTGGGCCGAGGTCCAGCACACCCTTGTTTCTGAAAAACTGCAGCCGGATTGGCGGCATACCGCCAAGTGATCCGGTTGCCGTCCGATCCTTGGTACTATGCAGGGGCGAGCGAAAAGAATTTCAGTGCCTGCGGCGTGACGTGAATGTATTGCGCCGCAGGATTTTTCTGGGTCGTGTTGCGGTAAACATAGCCGCAGACCATGCGATCGAGGAACGAGCCGCCGAAGGTTTCGCAGAGGCGGTCGTCCTTTATTTCCACCACCCCCGTGATGCTCGTGTTGGCGCTGCGATAGGCGGTGTTTCCGCTCTTGTCGAAATGTTGGATGAAATCGGTGCCGTTCCTGTGCTTGCCGATCCATGTTTTATCGTCGACGAGATTGCGCAACGCGGCCCCTGCGACCCGATCAGCCTCTTTCCCTTCAAAGCCGAACGGCCATTCGGGAATGCCGGCTGCCCGCAGGCCGGTCAGATGATATTGGAGGTCATCCTCGCGCCAGTAGTCATAGAGATAGCTGTAGTAGGTAAGATTGGTATCTGGAAACAACTGCAGGAGCCTTGCCGCCTCCTCGGCCCCGCGCACCCGGTCGCCACGCACCGTATAAGCTGCGGCCAGATATTCGTGCACCGGTTCGGCGTCCGGCAGGGCGGCCTTCGCGGCCTCCATCAGCGGAATGCTTCTGTCGTTTCCGCGCGCCGTATAGAAAACGATGCCGGCCAGCAACTGAAAACTCGGCGGAGGTGACGGATCAAGCCGCAAGGCTTTCTCCATCTCGGCAATCGCCTGGTCATGATGGCCGGTATGCGCCAGTATCAGTGCCAGGTTCCCGAATGCTTCCGCATCGTTTGGCTGGGCGGCAACGGCCCTGTTTGCCGAATCCATCGCCTCCGCGTCGCGGCCGTCGACCAGTTGCAACAGGGCAAGGACGGTGTGTGCCCGCGCGTTGTTGGGGTCGAGCTTCAGAGCTTGCCCCGCAGCATCATAGGCTATCTTGCGGGCCACCGCCGCCGACCAGAGAAAGGTATAGTCGTTGCGCCAAACATCGACGGCCACGCGGGCGATCCCGGCATGCGCATTGGCAAAGGCGGGATCGAGATCGATCGCCTTCTGGTAGAAGGATAGCGTCCGGCGATAGGTCTCGACATCGCTGTAGGTGACGCCCTCCTGCTCCGCTCTCAGATAGTAGTCGTAGGCTTCCAGATTGTTGGTCGGGATCCGCGCCAACTGGTCTCGCTCTCCTTGGCTCAGCTTGACGGCCAAAGCCGAGATGATCTTGGATATGACGTCGTCCTGCACCGCGAAGAGGTCGGCATATTGGCGGTCATAGCGCTCGGCCCAGAGGGAAAGGCCGGTCACCGCGTCAATCAGCTTGACGTTGATCCGCAGTCTTGACCCTGCGCGTTGCAAACTGCCTTCCAGCACATAGTGCACGCCGAGTTCCGCTGCGACGTCCTGAACTTTGGCGGGCGTATTCGCGATCGCGAAAACCGAATGGCGTGCGATCACGAACAGGCCGGAAACCTTCGACAATTCGGTGATGAGATCATCCGTCAAGCCTTCGGCCAGATGGTCGTGTTCCTTGTCGCCGCTGACATTGATGAAGGGCAGCACCGCAACCGACGGCTTATCGGGCAGCGGATAGGCGAACCGATTGATCGGTGACGGTGCCTGGATCAGCACCCATGGCTGCCACCACAGGGCCGCACCCGTCAACAAAGGGACAATGACTGCCGCAATCGCGGCCGCAACGCGCCAGCGGCGCGGGCTTTTCCGGGCGCCAGCCGTGCTTCCTGCCGCGGCCGGATCAAGCACGACATGGTATGCGCGAACCGGTTCGCCGATACTCTTGACCTTCTGTTCGCCGAGCGACACGTAGCCGACCGAGAGCTTCGATTTCACCTGGTCATAGGCCGCACCGGAAATGGCGATGCCTCCAGGCTTGGCGAGCGTCTGTATCCGGTCCGCGATGTTGACGCTGTCGCCATGGATGTCCTCACCCTCGACGATGATGTCCCCAAGATTGACGCCGATCCGAAATTCGAGCCGCTCACCGGGTGGAAGGGCAGCGTTCTGTTTCGCCTTCTGCTGCTGCGCGTCCACGGCACAACGCAAGGCGTCAACGACACTGTGGAACTCGACCAGCAGGCCGTCGCCCATGGTTTTGACCAGACGGCCGCTGTGCTCCGCGATCTGCGGCTCGAAGATCTCCTTCATGTCGCGTTGAAAACGGAAGCGCGTTCCTTCCTCGTCGATCTCGCTCAAGCGGCTATAACCAACGACATCGGCGATGAGGATTGCAGCGAGGTGGCGCTCCATGTCCGGACTTTCTCGGAATGCGGCGATCTAGTCTACAGCAGGTCCGACGGCGATGCCATTGCGGCTGTCTGCCGATGATCGACGAGAAGCCCGCCGGCGCCCCTGGCGGCAAAGCTGAAGAAGCGTGGTTGCGCGATGCGGAACCGAGGATTTGCGGAACAGGCGGTTAAGATTCGACCGCTCATTCGGGCTTTTGCCACAAGATTGGGCATAAGCCCGCACTCTTACCATATTTTAATCGTTTGAAGCTAATATAGCCGGTGAAATTGAGCGCGCTGCCGGAATGATTCCGGCCGATCGATCCCGCCAGTCATGAGGCCTGCTCCGGGTTGTCCCTTCACCGTCTGCGACGGGAAGGATCGTACCGATTATGGAGCCCGTGCATGTCCCGCCCCTCTATCAGAACGTCACTTGTTGCCATCTTCTCGGCAATTGCCCTCATCATGGCGGGCTTTGCCTGGATTTCCCTTGATTCCCTGTCACGCATCCAGGAAACGACGCATCGCATCACCGCGGAATCGCTGCCGAGCATGCTGGCGGCAAAAGACATCAAGGCGAAGATGCTGGAAATGAAGATCGGCTATCTCGCGCATATTACGGCCGCATCCCCACAAGCGACGAGGGCTGCGGAAGAGGCGATCAAGAAATCGCAGGACGATATCAGGGCGGTAACGACAAGTTATGCGGCTCTTGCCGGTTCGGACAAGGAACGGGAAATCCTGAAGCGGACGACCGACGGTGTCGAAACCTATATCAAGGCCGGCGAGGGCATGTTGAACCTGTCCAGGATGGGCATGTATGACGGCGCCGCCAAGGCGCTGGCTGACATGAACACGATCTCCGACCCCGCTCTCCAGGCGATCGACGAACTGGTCGCATTGAATTTCGAGGATGTCGGCAAGGCCGTTCAGTTGACGGCCGATACCCATAAATCTGCAACAACCTTCGTCTACGCGATCATCGGCGCAGTCACCCTGCTGATCGCGATATCGACCTTCTTTGCCCTGCGCGGTATCGCGCGGCCGATCGGCATCATTACCCGGTCGATGATCAATCTGGCGGAAGGCGATACCGACAAGGTCATTCCTTATGCTGACCGCGCCGATGAGATCGGTTCCATGGCCGGTGCCGTCGAGGTGTTTCGCCAGGCTGCGATTTCCAACAGGCGCCTTGAACTCGAGGCTGAGGAAAGTCGGCGGCAGGCCGAGGCTGACCGTGAACGCCTGACGGCTGAAGCCGAAGAAGCCGCGCAAGGCCGCCTGCTGCAGGCGACGTCCGGACTTGCCGCCGGCCTGAAGCGGCTTGCCGCCGGCGATCTGTCGTTCCAGCTGAACGAACCGTTTGCGCCGGATTTCGAGGCCTTGCGCCACGACCTGAATGCCGCCGTCAGCCAGTTGCAGGAGACATTGTCCTCGGTCGCGCACGCTGCCGACCTGATCGACAACGGATCGCGCGAAGTCAACCACAGCGCCAACGACCTGTCGCGCCGCACCGAGCAGCAGGCTGCTTCGCTGGAAGAGACCGCCGCAGCGCTTGATGAGATCACCGCGAATGTCACCAGTTCGTCTCGGCGAACCGAGGAGGCACGCAGCATCGTGGCCAAGGCAAATGCCAGCGCATCGCAGTCGGGCCTGGTCGTGACCAATGCCGTCAACGCAATGGGCCGTATCGAGCAGTCGTCGAACCAGATTTCCAACATCATCGGCGTCATTGATGAAATCGCCTTCCAGACGAACCTACTGGCGCTGAATGCCGGTGTCGAGGCGGCGCGGGCAGGGGATGCCGGTCGAGGCTTTGCCGTCGTTGCGCAGGAAGTGCGCGAACTGGCGCAAAGGTCTGCCAAGGCCGCCAAGGAGATCAAGGAACTGATCCGCAATTCGACGGCCGAGGTTGAAAACGGCGTCAAGCTGGTCAGCGAAACCGGCGATGTGCTGAAGACCATCGAAGCCTATGTCGTGACCATCAACCAGCATATGGATGCCATCGCCACCTCGGCCCGCGAGCAGTCGACGGGTCTTGCCGAGGTCAACACCGCCGTCAACCAGATGGACCAGGTCACCCAGCAAAATGCGGCGATGGTCGAGAAGACCAATGCGGCGGGCGCGACCTTGGCCAATGAGAGCGACAATCTGCGCGCACTGATTTCACGCTTCACGCTGGAGGCGATCGATCGCGGCAATGCCTACAGCCGCCGCGCGGCATAAGCTTCGCTGAACCCGAAGCCTGAAAAACAAAAACCCAGCCGGTGGAGGCGTCCGGCTGGGTTGAGTTGCGCATTCTTTTTGAGGATGCGCCGGGAGGATAGGGTCTCGTTACGCGCTCATGCGCAGGCAGTCGGAGCGCGAGGCAAGCGGGTGCACCATCGACAGCAGCCGGCGTTTCGGCGCGGCAAGCAGATTGGCCGTATGGTTTTTGGCGCTCACCGTTCCCGGCTGCGTCTGGCGAAGCGCACTGGCAGCGGAATAGAGGAGCGTTTTCATCTCATTTGTGGTGACGCCATCCGCACGCATGACGGCGCGGATCATCGGGTCGGTCAGAACCTCAGTGATGGTCAGATCGCTGTTTGCCTGGTGCATTGGGGTATTCCTTCGGGTTCATCGTCTTTTCCGGTGGGCGGATCCCGGCCGGGGTCTCAAACTTGACATCGTTTTTATGCGGTGTTACCAGTAAGTAACATTCGAATAGTTACCGACCGGTCACACCTATGTCAAGAAGCCTCGTCAATAAAAATTCGAAATCCGTATCGATCCCGAAACCGGCAGATGTAAGGCTGGAGGAAGGTGGTTGTGTGCAGGCCCGCCTGGCGCCGCGAGATCGTATCGTTTCAACGGCTTGCGAGCTGTTTCGGCAACACGGCATCCGCGGCATCGGCGTCGACGCCATCGCCGAGGCGGCCGAGACCAACAAGATGACGCTCTACCGTCATTTCGGCTCCAAGGACGACCTGATCTGCGAAACGCTCAAGTTCAAGTCCGAAAAGGCATCGGCTTTCTGGGACGAGCTTGAAGCCAATCATCCCAATGATCCGATCGCCCGGCTGCATGGCTGGGTCAAGGCCAGGGCACAATGTCTTGCCGACGATCAGTATGGTTGCGATCTCGCCAATGCCGCAGTCGAGCTCAAGGAACAGGGCCATCCGGCTCATGTGGTGATCGAAAACTTCAAACAGGCGCAGCGCCGCCGCCTTGAAAAACTGTGTCGTGACGCCGGTGTGGCCGAACCGGAACTGTTGTCGGATACACTCTCGATGCTGATGGAAGGCGCTCAGGTGAGCAAGCTCGCCACCGGCAGCGAAGGCCCGTCGATGCGGTTCATGCGTGCCTGCGAGGCGGCGATCGCTTCGTTTCGCCAGCCGGCTGCAAGACCCGAAGCTCCCGTCCATAGCCAAGGCTGGAATTCCCCGCTGTAGGCTCCTGCTCGCATGCTGATGAACGGCCAGCGCGGGCGTTCAATGGAACAAAACAGACCTCCCTTCCATTTACTCGTTGATTGAAAAAGAGCGCCGCGAGGCGATGTTTTCTCGCCGCTGCCTGTCAACGAGAAGGACGGTATGCCCTCTTTCCAGCATGTCATCGCAGATCCCGATCCGCTGGGCTGGTGGTCGGCGCATCGCGGCGCCTCGCCGGTCATCGGCACGGCCATTCACAATGGACATCATCTCCGCAGCGATCTCGAAGACCTGATGACGCTCAACAGCGACGAGCGGTTGCGCGAAGAGGATCCGTTCACGGAATTCTTCATCCGCGACCTGCCCAACCGCATTGTCTTCCACCGCTCCCGTTTCGAAGTCGATTTGAACCGCGCCCGTGATAACGCGATCTATTTCCGACCCGAGCAGGCCTGGGGGCTGGAAGTCTGGAGGGACCAGTTGCCCGATACGGCCATCGCGACCTCGCTGCATGTTCACGACGCCTATTACGCTATGCTGGAGGCCTATCTGGGCGGTATCGAACAGCAATACGGCGCCTTCGTCCTCCTCGACATTCACAGCTACAATCATCGCCGCAACGGCGCCGAGGCACCCGAACTGGCTTTCGACAAGGCGCCGCAGATCAATATCGGCACCTCCTCGATGGACCGTGAGCACTGGGCCCCGGTGCTCGACCCCTTCATGGACCAATTGCGCGATTTCGAGTTCCGCGGCGAGCCGATGGACGTGCGGGAAAACATCGCCTTCCAGGGCAAGGGCGAGCAGACGCGCTTCGTCCATGAGCGCTTTCCGAAGACCGGCTGTGCCATTGCCATCGAGTTCAAGAAGTTCTTCATGGATGAATGGACCGGCGAGCCGGATATCGAAGCGCTGCAGGCGCTGCGACGGATGATCCGTCTTTCGGTGCCTGTTCTCGAACAATCCTTGCGGGGGCTATCATGACCCGGACGCGCCGCAAGAACCGCGACAGGCCCGCCGCCTATCCCGAATGGCTGGAGGAAATCCTCGGCTGCCTCCGGACGGACAAGGCGGTGCGCAAGGATTTTGAGCACGGCGGCCGGCTGCATATCGACCGGCCACTGCCGTTCCTGTCGATTTTCCTGACCAGGGGACGGGAAGGCCTTGCGGCGCGCGACGTCGCCGCTGCCAATGCCTCCTATCTGATTGCCAATAATCTGGATGAAGCTCTGCCGATCATTGCAGCGGTCGGCGGCGTTCTCAAGCAGCGGTTCGGCGCCTTCCTGCTGCTGGACGTCGATGAACTGGACCACGACACGTTGCTCACCGATGACGCGCCCTATCTGCCGCCGTTCGAGATCAGGATTGCCGCGACTGGTGAGCCAGCCGCCGAGGAGGCCGAGACGGCATTGGCCGATGGGGTCGACATCAGACAAGTCAAGTTCCGCACCCCCCACGTCGAGCGCTTTGCGCTGGAGACCGATTTCCAGGCGGCGAAGCTGGCTCAGCAAACCGGATTTTCGTTGGTCGCGGTGCGGTTTGCACCGATCTACAAACAGCCGGAATCCGGCACGATCTATCCCGATCTGCGCGAGCGACTGGTTGCCAACATCTTCGACGCCGGTCTGAAGGCCTTCGCCGCCTTTGTTTCGGCAACGCAGTGCCTGAAGATCACCACCCACCGCGCCCTCGGCCGCAAGGCCTTTGTCGATGCGGTGAGCCGGGCCGATCGCAGCATCGACGAGGTCGCCGCGAGCTTCGACTTTCTCCTGGCGGTCACGCCGATCAACGCCGACGCCGCCTGGCAGGAGTTCAAGGCAAGTAACTTCAAGCGCGCTCCGCGGTTTCTCTATCGGCCGCTGTCCGTGCAGGTCGAGGTAGAAAAGCGCAAGCTCTTCTCGGTCGCCTTCGACCGTTTCGAGGATCCGGTTCTCTATCACCTCTATCGCGAGAAGCAGCAGGAGCTTGATCTGCAGCTCTCGCTGATCTCGGCTCGCGAGACCAGCCGCTTCGTCGAATACAGCCGCGCGCTCTATGGTCCTGTCGAGACATCGCTGTACCGCAACGCCGCGGAAATCCTGGCTCAAACGGAGAACGTCGCCCATGATGGCGATGACGGCGAGACCGACACAGAGATCGCCGGCTGTCACGATGTCAAAATTGCCGCCCGGGCGATGATCGCCAGCTATCAGCGGCAATACGAAGGGTTCACCGCCGAGATCGAATTGCGCGACGACCTGCCGCCCGGCCTCCTGGTATCCGACGACCGCCTGCTCATTTCACGTGCCACCCGTGTGCCGAGGAGCCGGGTGCATGCGCTGCTCAGCCACGAAATCGGGGTACACCTGCTCACCTACTTCAACGGGTCGGCGCAAGGACTGCGGCTGTTCCGCTCGGGTCTTGCCGGCTATGAGGGCATGCAGGAGGGCCTCGCCGTGTTCTCCGAATACATGGCCGGCGGCATGACGGTCGCGCGGTTGCGCTTGGTCGCGGCCCGCGTCGTCGCTTGCTCGGCAATGCTGGAAGGGCGGCCGTTTGCCGAAACCTACAACATGCTGGTTGGCGAACACGGGTTCGGCCCGGCCGCCGCCTTCAACCTGACCTTGCGGCTCTACCGCGGCGGCGGGCTCGCCAAGGACGCCATCTATCTTCGCGGCCTACTCGAGCTTCTCAGTCACCTGAAATCCGGCGGCGCGCTCGATCCGT
It encodes:
- a CDS encoding adenylate/guanylate cyclase domain-containing protein, which translates into the protein MERHLAAILIADVVGYSRLSEIDEEGTRFRFQRDMKEIFEPQIAEHSGRLVKTMGDGLLVEFHSVVDALRCAVDAQQQKAKQNAALPPGERLEFRIGVNLGDIIVEGEDIHGDSVNIADRIQTLAKPGGIAISGAAYDQVKSKLSVGYVSLGEQKVKSIGEPVRAYHVVLDPAAAGSTAGARKSPRRWRVAAAIAAVIVPLLTGAALWWQPWVLIQAPSPINRFAYPLPDKPSVAVLPFINVSGDKEHDHLAEGLTDDLITELSKVSGLFVIARHSVFAIANTPAKVQDVAAELGVHYVLEGSLQRAGSRLRINVKLIDAVTGLSLWAERYDRQYADLFAVQDDVISKIISALAVKLSQGERDQLARIPTNNLEAYDYYLRAEQEGVTYSDVETYRRTLSFYQKAIDLDPAFANAHAGIARVAVDVWRNDYTFLWSAAVARKIAYDAAGQALKLDPNNARAHTVLALLQLVDGRDAEAMDSANRAVAAQPNDAEAFGNLALILAHTGHHDQAIAEMEKALRLDPSPPPSFQLLAGIVFYTARGNDRSIPLMEAAKAALPDAEPVHEYLAAAYTVRGDRVRGAEEAARLLQLFPDTNLTYYSYLYDYWREDDLQYHLTGLRAAGIPEWPFGFEGKEADRVAGAALRNLVDDKTWIGKHRNGTDFIQHFDKSGNTAYRSANTSITGVVEIKDDRLCETFGGSFLDRMVCGYVYRNTTQKNPAAQYIHVTPQALKFFSLAPA
- a CDS encoding YHS domain-containing (seleno)protein, with protein sequence MSDHKRKRWHRITGALGFTAILLLFAQPSGAEDFVNTGYFGDVAIKGYDPVAYFTQNEAVEGSAKYSHRWLGATWHFASAENRDLFIKEPAKYAPQYGGYCADGVSLGTVTTNIDPKAWRIIEGKLYINYDPGAADGFAKNPTKVVNSQKHWAEVQHTLVSEKLQPDWRHTAK
- a CDS encoding DUF6074 family protein, producing MSAALMDVRFSDSEERIVPFPLAGQVSLVRRCASELENIHGEAALQYWKTECRALAARLKTLGCAEDAISQQVMAFQTEVQVEMMRRYSDRLAAEAQDGYRLNP
- the pncB gene encoding nicotinate phosphoribosyltransferase, producing the protein MTKTDIARRVYDNAWKLDPVVRSLLDTDFYKLLMLQMIWRLYPEVDATFSLINRTKTVLLTDEIDEQELREQLDYVRGLRFTKKEMIWLAGNTFYGRKQIFAPDFLAWLADFQLPDYELSRRHGQYELTFPGKWTHTTMWEIPALAIINELRSRTAMKDMGPFALDVLYARAKAKMWSKVERLRAYPDLRISDFGTRRRHSFLWQRWCVEALKEGIGKSFSGTSNVLLAMDTDLEALGTNAHELPMVAAALARNDQELGEASYKVLQDWNQLYGGNLLIVLPDSFGTAAFLRNAPDWVADWTGFRPDSAPPVEGGEKIIAWWQKMGRDPREKLLIFSDGLDVETILQTYRHFRGRVRMSFGWGTNLTNDFAGCAPVEVSGLNPISIVCKVSDANGRPAVKLSDNPRKATGEPSEVERYLKFFGTEDFAEQAVKV
- a CDS encoding ankyrin repeat domain-containing protein; protein product: MNFLYISTLGIMLWAAAAAAGPLHDASKNGDVEGTKRLLDQGVDVAEPDSAGEPPLLLASLAGHADVVAVLLDRGVDIEVRNKGGLTALHAAAYSGNIDVVKLLVAKGAAVNDNKNFYKMTPLHAAAEEGHADVVAFLLASKADIEAKERNGYTPLTQAGWREHWDAADLLLKAGAVCQDAALVGPWLYTECTKRK
- a CDS encoding primary-amine oxidase — protein: MDAQVSVIHPLDLLRPSEIEEAVAILRKERKLGPQCRFPMIRLEEPTKADLAAWKAGAKLPRLAFVLILDTASGESSEAIVELTCRDVRSLKRLPLDQAPYGQPPVMIEEFMRCDEIVKNDPAWRAAVRRRGLTDDDIAMVQIDPFSSGYFGNDFEKGRRIVRAVSYWREDIRDNGYAHPIEGVVAVVDLVSNTVVDLVDDEEAIPVPKKKRNYGREAFPETRTDVKPLHIVQPEGPSFTVDGWKVEWQNWSFRVGFTPREGLVLHELAIRDQGRVRPVIFRASVTEMVVPYADPTTNHYWKSAFDAGEYGLGRLANSLELGCDCLGQIHYFDIPSADDLGRPVVMKNAVCMHEEDFGILWKHYEFRNDIFEVRRSRRLVISFFATVGNYDYGFYWYLYQDGTIQLEAKLTGIIQTAAVPPGETYQWGGMVDENLGGPTHQHFFNARLHMDIDGSGNTVTEHEFVPRPWGTDNPYGNVFDTKTRVLSRELDAPALADGVTGRYWKVSNPNETNSVGRAPGYKLSVMPSPLMLAQEGSTVRSRGGFATKHIWVTAFDPDEKYASGDYPNVHAGGDGLPKYVQQNRPIENADVVLWHSFGHTHVCKPEDFPIMPVEYAGFTLKPNGFFASNIAMDLPPEKASHSVDNRTPVATSAPSTCCRS